GAGTTATCTGATGAACTACTACCTGTACTTTGATAGTCCGACAGTGGCGAGGACCATGCTAGCATTAAGAGGTAAAGACCCTGTTACCAGTCATATCAACACTATTATGGACTACACATTCTACTGGTTTCTGGGGATATATGATTACTATCTGTACACAGGTGATCAATCATTTATCCGGCAGTTCTATCCACGTATGCAGACAATGATGGAGTATTGTCTCGGCAGGAGGAATAAGGACGGTCTGATGGAAGGCCTGCCGGGTGACTGGATCTTTATAGACTGGGCGGATGGACTCAGTAAGACAGGAGCAGTAAGTTTTGAACAGTTATTGTTGTGCCGTAGTCTGGAGACCATGGGGCTTTGTGCAGATATTGTGGGTGAGAAAGGCGATGCAGATAGGTATCATCAATATGCAGCTGTGCTAAAAAAGCAATTGTTTGATCTGTATTGGAATGATCAGCAACAGGCGCTGGTACATAGCCGCGTAAATGGCAAACAAACGGCAAATGTGACACGCTATGCGAACATGTTCGCTATCTTCTATGATTATTTCACCCAGCAGCAAAAGGAATCGGTGAAGCATGCTGTCTTATTGAACGACAGTATTCAACGTATCACTACACCTTACATGCGTTTCTACGAACTGGAAGCACTGTGCGCGATGGGAGAGCAGTCCTACGTATTAAAGGAAATGAAAGACTACTGGGGCGGTATGCTCAAACTGGGAGCGACCAGCTTCTGGGAAGAATATAATCCTGCAAAGCATGGAGTGGAGCACTTTGCCATGTATGGGAGGCCATTTGGCAAAAGTCTCTGTCATGCCTGGGGAGCCAGTCCGCTGTACCTGCTGGGTAAATATTACCTGGGCGTAAAACCTACGTCACCTGGATATGCAACCTACACAGTGCAGCCGGCACTTGGTGGATTAAAATGGATAGAAGGCAAGGTGCCTACACCCCAGGGTGATATTGCAGTGTATTGCAGTACGGAAGAAATAAAGGTGACCACTGTGGATGGTACAGGTTTGTTGCGCTTCCGCAGTAAAACAAAGCCGGTATGTAAAACAGGTTCGATCAGTGCGAAGGGAGACAACTGGTATGAAATGACAATGCAACCGGCCACGTCTTACGTAGTCGCCTATCAGTCACTTAAAGAAGAACAACATGGAAAAAGGAAATAAGGTACTTGCCTTCGTGGTGATGTTACAGCTGTCTGTATGTATAGTCTTTGCCCAGAAGGGTCTCATCAATACCAGTACCAGTCCGTATGCACGGCGGCAGGGTGTGGACATGGGCAGTGTGCAATGGACAAAGGGATTCTGGGCAGAGCGATATGAAGTATGTGCACATACCATGGTGCCGGCATTATGGAAGACCTATCATGATGCCGGGAAATGCCATTCGTTTAAAAACTTCGAGATCGCTGCCGGGTTAGATACAGGTGCATTTATCGGTCCGTCATTCCATGATGGTGATTTCTATAAGACCCTGGAGGCAGTAGCAGGACTATATGCCACCACGAAAGACCCTGCATTGGACAGGATGATGGATGAAGCCATTACCGTCATCGCAAAAGCACAAAGGCCAGATGGTTACGTATACACGAAGTCTATTATTGAGCAGCAGCAAACAGGTAAGCGAAGCCTGTTCGATGATAAGCTCAGTTTTGAAGCTTATAACTTCGGTCACCTGATGACCGCCGCATGCGTCCATTACAGGGCTACCGGTAAAACGAACCTGCTGGACGTAGCCAGGAAGGCCACCGGCTTTCTCATCGGCTTTTACAATACGGCTACACCGGAACAGGCACGTAACGCGATCTGTCCGGCGCATTACATGGGCATCATCGAATTATACAGAACAACCGGTGATAAAAAATACCTGGCGCTTGCCCGTAAACTGATCGACATCAGGGGCCAGACCGAAGGTACAGATGACAACTCCGACAGGGTGCCCTTCAGAGAGATGAAACGCGTAGCCGGTCACGCTGTACGGGCGAACTACCTGTTTGCCGGCGTCGCGGATGTCTACGCAGAAACCGGCGATACTACACTGTTACACACGCTCAACCTGATGTGGGAAGATGTCATGAACAGGAAGATGTATGTT
The DNA window shown above is from Chitinophaga agri and carries:
- a CDS encoding alpha-L-rhamnosidase-related protein, whose product is MKNMLIKTCPLILLLFTLCQQLPAQSAATWIWYPGDFEIWLSNNMQNRRTERGTFFPVFWKYDSHYPLIDFHRNFILSAPEEVKIYAEGIYNVKLDGKPLEGAPKQITVPAGQHRINVKVFNQASVPAIYVSGKTIVSDTSWLVTFEDKEWIDETGKTSDVSATKWLNAGRWYFNTPDALPSACKLPVTVQHAISVTKNSNSTLMDFGRETFGFIRLHGLQGTGNIALYYGESKEEALSEKAAETLDRLSFHHQQKADSIMPLSKAFRYVNMVTSGDIKVDSVSMLYEHAGLKERGSFRCSDEEVNRIYDVSKYTFGLNTREFFIDGIKRDRWVWSGDAYQSYLMNYYLYFDSPTVARTMLALRGKDPVTSHINTIMDYTFYWFLGIYDYYLYTGDQSFIRQFYPRMQTMMEYCLGRRNKDGLMEGLPGDWIFIDWADGLSKTGAVSFEQLLLCRSLETMGLCADIVGEKGDADRYHQYAAVLKKQLFDLYWNDQQQALVHSRVNGKQTANVTRYANMFAIFYDYFTQQQKESVKHAVLLNDSIQRITTPYMRFYELEALCAMGEQSYVLKEMKDYWGGMLKLGATSFWEEYNPAKHGVEHFAMYGRPFGKSLCHAWGASPLYLLGKYYLGVKPTSPGYATYTVQPALGGLKWIEGKVPTPQGDIAVYCSTEEIKVTTVDGTGLLRFRSKTKPVCKTGSISAKGDNWYEMTMQPATSYVVAYQSLKEEQHGKRK